The following proteins are encoded in a genomic region of Opitutus sp.:
- the xseB gene encoding exodeoxyribonuclease VII small subunit: MEAKTKSVPSFEVALARLETIVESMESGDVPLAELLAKFEEGNGLLKTCEARLKEAELKIDQLKKAKDGAASLLPFETKRES; the protein is encoded by the coding sequence GTGGAAGCCAAAACCAAGTCCGTCCCGTCCTTCGAGGTCGCCCTCGCCCGTCTTGAAACCATTGTTGAATCCATGGAATCAGGCGACGTGCCACTGGCTGAACTCCTGGCTAAGTTTGAAGAGGGCAACGGCTTGCTGAAAACCTGCGAGGCTCGCCTCAAGGAGGCTGAGCTGAAGATCGACCAGCTTAAAAAAGCCAAGGATGGAGCCGCTTCCCTGCTGCCCTTCGAGACCAAACGCGAAAGCTGA